One stretch of Chryseobacterium sp. LJ668 DNA includes these proteins:
- a CDS encoding 3-hydroxyacyl-ACP dehydratase → MNTILTDFYTLQSHNKSDNGSFIAHIILNKEHDIFRGHFPGNPVTPGVCMMQIVKELTEKFTGKKLFLKSASNVKFMAIINPFETPELTLQLDITEVENDVKVKNTTLFGETIALKMSVHYIQLS, encoded by the coding sequence TGAACACTATACTAACAGATTTTTATACCTTGCAATCACACAATAAAAGTGACAACGGTAGCTTTATTGCCCATATAATCCTTAATAAAGAACACGATATTTTTAGAGGTCATTTTCCGGGAAACCCTGTTACACCAGGAGTTTGTATGATGCAGATCGTAAAAGAGCTAACAGAAAAATTTACCGGTAAAAAATTATTTTTGAAATCTGCATCTAATGTGAAATTCATGGCAATCATCAACCCTTTTGAAACTCCCGAATTGACTTTGCAATTGGATATTACAGAAGTTGAAAACGATGTGAAAGTAAAGAATACGACTTTATTTGGCGAGACTATTGCATTAAAGATGTCTGTACATTATATTCAATTGTCATGA